The Armatimonadota bacterium genome segment ATCGAAGCGGTCCACCCGCGGCCCGAGGAGCTCGCGGAGCTCGAGGCCGCCCGCACGCGCCTCGTGCACGCGGGCCGCCTCGCGGAGGCCACGGGCGGCGCGTACGAGGCCCTGTGCGGGGAGGAAGGCGCGATCCGGTTCGTGGGCAAGGCGGCGGCGCTCCTGCGTCAGGCCTCTCAGTGGGACCCAGGGCTTTACCCCCTGCTGCAGGCTCTGGAGGCAGCGCGGGTCCAGCTGGACGAGGTGGGCCTGGAGCTGCGGCGGTATGCGGAGGAGGTGCAGGCGGATCCCCGCCGGCTGGAGGAAGTGGAAGTGCGCCTCCATGCCCTGCGCGCCCTGCAGCGCAAGTACGGGGACACGGTGGAGGAGATCCTCGCGTACCGGGAGCGGGCCCTGCAGGAGATCGCACACCTGGAGAACCTGGAGCTGCACCGCGCGGAGGTGGAAGGGGCCCTCCGGGAAGCGGAGGGGGCGTTGGGCCACGCGGTGGCCGCGCTGAGTGCCGCCCGCCGCGAGGCCGCCCGCAGGCTCGAGCGGTCCGTGGAGGCGCACCTCCGGGAGCTGGGAATGCCCGAGGCGCGGTTCTGGGTGGGCTTCGAGATCCGGGAGGATCCGGAGGGGGTGCGGGTGCTCCTCCCGGAGGAGGAGCACCGGCGCCTCCAGGTGACCCCTCGGGGCGTGGATCGCGTGGAGTTCCTCTTCTCCGCCAACCCCGGGGAGCCTCCCCGACCGCTTCACCGGGTGGCCTCCGGCGGGGAGCTGGCGCGCCTCATGCTGGCGCTGCGCAGCGCTCTTGCGGAGGCGCACCCCACCCCCGTGATGGTCTTCGACGAGGTGGACGCGGGGGTCGGTGGACACGCCGCCCACGTGGTGGGCACCAAGCTCGCCTCCCTGGCCCGCGGGGCTCAGGTCCTGTGCGTCACCCACCTGGCCCAGATCGCGGCGCGGGCGGACGTGCACCACGCCATCCGAAAAGTCACCTCCGGCGGCCGCACCCGCACGGAGGTCCACCGGGTGGAGGGCGATGCGCGGGTGGAGGAGATCGCCCGGATGCTCGCCGGGGATCCGCCCACGGAGCTGAGCCGGAGGCATGCGCAGGAACTGCTCCTGCGCCACCGGACCGCCCGTTCCCGATAGCCACCTCGTTGCTTGTGCGGGGCAGAGCGCGCGGATAGAATCCACAGGGGTAGGAGGTCCCGCTTTGACTAAGTACATCTTCATCACCGGCGGAGTGGTTTCCGGGTTGGGGAAGGGCATCACCGCCGCGTCCTTGGGGCGACTGCTGGTGGCGCGCGGCCAACGGGTCACCATGCTGAAGTTCGATCCGTACGTGAACGTGGACGCGGGCACCATGAATCCGCATCAGCACGGGGAGGTCTTCGTCACAGAGGACGGGGCGGAGACGGACATGGACCTGGGCCACTACGAGCGATTCCTCGACAGCGATCTCGGCCGGGACAACAACACCACCACGGGCCGCATCTATGGGGCCGTGATCCAGCGGGAGCGTCTGGGGGAGTACCTGGGGGCCACGGTGCAGATCATCCCGCACGTCACCAACGAGATCAAGGACGAGATCCGGCGGGTGGCGGAGCAAAGCGGCGCGGACGTGGTGATCGTGGAGGTAGGGGGGACCGTGGGCGACATCGAGAGCCTGCCGTTCCTGGAGGCCATCCGGCAGTTCCGTCGACAGGTGGGCGAGCAGAACTGCCTGTACGTGCACGTCTCCCTGGTTCCCTACCTCCCGGGATCGGGAGAACTGAAAACGAAGCCCACCCAGCACTCCGTCCGGGAGCTGCGGAGCATCGGGATTCAGCCGGACATCATCGTCTGTCGCACGCCGCAACCCCTCACGCCCTCCGTGCGGGAGAAGATCGCGCTGTTCTGCGACGTGGAACCGGAGGCGGTAATCGAGGCGCGGGACGCGGAGACCATCTACGAAGTGCCCCTCATCCTGGAGCGGGAGGGTCTGGGCAGGCTCGTGGTGCGAGCCCTGGGGCTCCCGGATACGGAGCCGGACCTGGAGGAGTGGCGGGAGATGGTGGATCGCCTCAGGCACCCCCGCCACCGGGTGCGCATCGCCCTGGTGGGGAAGTACCTGGGGGTGGAGGACTCCTACGTGAGCATCGTGGAGGCCCTGCGGCACGGCGGCATCGCGAACAATGCCCACGTGGAGATCGTGAAGGTGGACGCGGAGGACCTGGAGGCCCTCCCTCAGGAGGAAGTGGAAGCCCGCCTCCATCCCTTCGACGGCATCCTGGTATGTCCAGGGTTCGGGAGCCGGGGGGTGGAGGGGAAGGTCAGGGCCATCCGCTACGCCCGGGAGAAGAAGGTCCCGTTCTTCGGGGTGTGCTACGGGATGCAGTGGGCGGTGGTGGAGTTCGCCCGGAACGTGTGCGGCCTGGAGGGGGCGAACACCACGGAGGTGGATCCCCATAGCCCGTACCCCGTGATCGACCTGCTGCCCGAGCAGAAGGCGGTGCGCGAAAAGGGCGGAACCATGCGGCTGGGCAGCTACCCCTGCCACCTGGTTCCGGAGACCCTCGCGTACCGGGCCTACGGGCAGCCGGTGGTGTGGGAGCGGCACCGCCACCGCTACGAGGTCAACAATGAGCTGCTGCCCCGCCTGGTGGAACGGGGGCTCCGGGTGAGCGGCATCTACCCCGACAAGAACCTGGTGGAGATCGTGGAGCTCCAGGACCACCCGTGGTTCCTGGGCACCCAGTTCCACGCGGAGTACAAATCGCGGCCCACCCGTCCGCACCCCCTGTACCGGGCCTTCGTGGCCGCGGCCCTGGAGTATGCGGAGCGCCACCGGGAAGTTCTCCCCGCGGACGTGCGCGGCCTGACCCCGAGCCATTAGGAGGCCGAGGTGGAGGACCGGCCGGAGGAAGTCCTCTCGTTCCGGTACCCCTTCGAGGGAAGACTGGTGCGGGTGCGGGTCGAAGAGGTACGGCTTCCCAGCGGACGGACCGCCACCCGGGAGATCGTGGAGCACCGGGGTGCCGTGGCCATGGTCCCGGTGACGGAGGGGAACGAGGTGCTGCTCGTGCGGCAGTACCGCCGGGCCCTGGATCAATGGACCCTGGAGATCCCTGCAGGCACCCTCGAGCCGGGGGAGACGGTGGAGGCGTGCCTGCACCGGGAACTCGCGGAGGAACTGGGCATGGAGGCAGATCGGGTGGAGCCACTCCTCACGTTCTTCCCCTCTCCCGGGTTCCTCACGGAGCGGGTCCACCTGTACCTGTGCACCGGGCTCCGGCCAAGGCCCAGGCCTCAGGGAGATGAGGAGGTCCTACAGGCCGTGTGGGTTCCTCTCCCGGAGGCCTTGGACATGATCGGTCGGGAGATCCAGGATGCGAAGAGCATCCTGGGGATCCTGCTGGCCGCGAGACGGGGTGGAACCCATGGAGCGTGAGGAGCTGAGGGCGCTCCTCGGGCCCGTGGACGCCTTCCTGGAGCACCTGCGGCTGGAAGCGGGGTGTAGCCCGCACACCTGCGCCGCCTACCGGACGGACCTGGTGGACTTCGCCCGGTTCGTACGGGCGCGGGGGGTAACGGATCTCCGAAGGGTGTCCCGGGCGGAGGTGACCCTCTACCTGTTCAGCCTCCGACACCGGGGCATGGCTCCGGCCACGGTGGCGCGGCGGCTCGCGGCCCTCCGGGCCCTGTACCGGTTCCTCGTGCAGGAGGGCGAGACGAGGGCGGACCCCACGGAGGACGTCACGGGTCCAAGGCGACGGCGTCCGCTTCCGAGGGTACTCTCCCGGGAAGAGGTGGCGCGCCTGCTGAACGCTCCCCCTGCGCAGACCCCGGAGGGGCTGCGGGACCGCGCCATCCTGGAGCTGCTCTACGCCAGCGGGCTGCGGGTGGCGGAACTGGTGGGGCTGGAGGTGGGGGATGTGGATCTGGAGGCGGAGCTCGTGCGGGTCACGGGAAAGGGCCGCCGGCAGCGGGTGGTGCCCGTGGGGAGCTACGCCGTTCGAGCCCTGGAGGCCTACCTGACCCTGGGGCGGCCCGCGTTGTTGCGCGGACGACAGGCCCGCGCGCTGTTCGTGAGCCGGAGGGGAAGGTCGCTGAGCCGGCAGTGGATCTGGGGAATGCTGCGCCGGTACGCACACCTCGCAGGAATCCGCTCTCCTGTAAGCCCGCACGTGCTGCGCCACTCCTTCGCCACGCACCTGTTAGAGGGCGGGGCGGACCTGCGGGCGGTCCAGGAGCTCCTGGGCCACGCCAGCATCGCCACCACCCAGATCTACACCCATGTCACCCGGGAGCACCTCCGCCGGGTCTTCGACCGCGCCCATCCCCGGGATCGGATACCCGTGCCATGAGGGGGATCTGGGAGCGCGTGCAAGAGGCAGTTTCGGCCATCCAGGCCCGGGTGCGAATCCGGCCCGAAATCGGCGTCGTCCTGGGGACAGGGCTGGGAGCCCTGGTGGACCACGTGGAGCGGGTGGGTACGGTGCCCTATGCGGAGATTCCACACTTTCCCCGGCCCACGGTGGAGGGGCACGCGCAGGAGCTCGTCCTGGGGCATCTGGAGGGGAAGTCCGTGGCGGTCCTGCGGGGCCGGGTTCACCTCTACGAGGGCTACTCCCCGCAGGAGGTGGTCTTCCCGGTGCGGGTACTGCACGGACTGGGCTGTCGCCTGCTCCTGGTGACCAATGCCGCGGGCGGACTCAACCGGGAGTGGCGGGCGGGGGATCTGATGGTGATCTCCGACCACATCAACCTCCAGGGCACCAATCCTCTCCTCGGTCCCAACGACGAGCGCCTGGGCCCTCGGTTTCCGGACATGTCCCGGGCGTACGATCCGGAACTCGTGGCCCTCGCGGAGCGGTGCGCCCTACTGGAGCGCATTCCCCTGCGCAAGGGGGTCTACGTGGCGGTCTTAGGTCCTTCCTACGAGACGCCCGCGGAGCTCCGGATGCTGCGGCTGCTGGGCGCGGATGCGGTCGGCATGTCCACGGTCCCGGAGGTGATCGCGGCTCGGCACCTGGGGATGCGGGTGCTGGGGATCAGCGCCATCACGGACATGGCCACGGGCGAGGTGGTGCAGCCCGTGACCCACGAGGAGGTGCTCCGGGTGGCCAGGGAGCTGGAGCCCCGGTTCGTACGGCTGGTGCGATGCATCGTGCGGGAGCTGCCCCTGTAGGGGGAGCCCGTGCAACGCACGGGGGACCGCGGGAGCTTCCAGCGGACGGGGCCGCCTTCGGGAGGTGGCGGAGAAAAAGGGGGGAGTTGCGGCGTTCCGGATGGAGGATCGCATGAGGCCGTATGATCTCATCCGCAAGAAGCGGGACGGAGGGGAGCTCACCGCGGAGGAACTTACCTTCCTGGTGGACGGGTTCGTGCGGGGCGAGGTGGCGGACTACCAGGTGAGCGCGTGGCTCATGAGCGTGTACTTCCGTGGGATGACGGACCGGGAGACCGCGGACCTCACCCTGGCCATGGCCCGCTCCGGCTGGATGCTGGACCTGAGCGGGATCCCGGGGCCGAAGGTGGACAAGCACAGCAGCGGCGGGGTGGGGGACAAGACCTCCTTAGTGGTGGTACCGCTCGTGGCCTCCTGCGGGGTGAAGGTGCCCAAGATGTCGGGACGCGGCCTGGGGCACACGGGTGGGACCATCGACAAGCTGGAATCCATCCCCGGGCTGCGCACGGAGATTCCCATAGACCGATTCCTGGAGCAGGTGCGGCGGGTGGGATGTGCCATCGTGGCGCAGTCCGAGGATCTCGCGCCCGCGGATAAGAAGATGTATGCTCTCCGGGACGTGACCGCCACCGTGGACAGCATCCCCCTGATTGCCAGCAGCATCATGAGCAAGAAGCTGGCGGCGGGGGCGGATGCCATTGTGCTGGACGTGAAGACGGGGAGCGGGGCCTTCATGAAGCGGGTGGAGGATGCCGTGCGCCTGGCCCGGAGCATGGTGGAGATTGGGCGACAGTTGGGAAGGCGGACGGTGGCGGTGGTGAGCGACATGGACCAGCCCCTGGGACGGGCGGTGGGGAATGCCCTGGAGGTGAGAGAGGCCATCGGGGCCCTGCGCGGGGAGGGGCCGGAGGACTTGGTGGAGCTGTGTCTCGTGCTGGGCACCCAGATGCTTCTGGTGGCCGGACACGTGCAAACGGAAGAGGAGGGACGACGGCTTCTGCGCGCTCAACTGCACAGTGGGGCGGGGCTCCAGAAGCTCGCGGAGATGGTCGCGGCTCAGGGGGGAGACCCCGCCGTGGTGGACGATCCTGGACGGCTCCCACGGGCCTCCGTGACGGTGGAGGTGACGGCTGCCGAAAGCGGGTACGTGCAAGCCATGGACACGGAGGCCATCGGCCGGGCCGCGGTGGCTCTGGGTGCAGGCCGGTTCCGCAGGGAAGATCGGATCGACCACGGGGTAGGGCTATGGGTGGAAGAGAAGGTGGGCTCGAGCGTGGACAGAGGCCAGCCGCTCGCGCGACTCCTCTGCCGGGATGCGGAAACCGGGGCGGTGGTCGCCCGGTGCGTCCGGATGGCCTACCGGATCGGGCCGGAAGCCCCCCGGGGGCGGTCGCTGATCCACACCCTGGTGGCGTAAGGCGGATTGCGATCCCTGGTAATGCCCTCGTGGTTCTGGTAGGCCCCGCGGGAAGCGGCAAGAGCACCTTTGCGCAGAAGTGGTTTTCTCCCACGCAGATCGTGAGCAGCGACCGATGTCGGGCCATGATCAGCGATGAGGAATCGAACCTGGCGGTGAGCGGGCGGGCTTTCCAGCTCTTCTACGAGCTCATCCGCCACCGCCTCGCCCTGGGGCGGCTCACCGTGGCGGACAGCACTGCCCTCTCGCCCCGGGTCCGGCGGGAGCTTCGGGGCCTGGCCCGCCGGGCAGGGGTTCCCGTGGTGGTTCTCGTATTTCTCACCTCGCGGGAGATGTGTCTTGCCCGGGACGGAGCCCGGGAACGTCGGGTGGGACCGGAGGTGATCGAGCGACACCACCGGATGCTGCAGGCCGCCCTGGAGCAGATCCCCCGGGAGGGCTACGACGCCTGGTACGTGTTGGACGAGCGCGGGCAGGATGAGATCGCCATCGAGATCGCCGCCCCCTCTAGACCACGTGCGGAGACTCCATCCAATCGGAAGGAGGTGAGGGAGATGGCCATCAGCCGCGTGGGGGTGGTGGGGTGTGGTCTGATGGGGTCCGGTATTGTGGAGGTGTGCGCCCGGGCCGGGTATCAGGTGGTGGTGCGGGAGGTAAACGAGGACCTCCTGCGGCGAGGCCTGCGCCGGGTGGAGCAGTCCATGGCCCGGGCCGTGGAACGGCAGAAGATGACCCCGGAGGAGCGGGACGCGGCGTGGACCCGGATCCACGGAACCACGCGGCTGGAGGAGCTGGGGGAGTGCGATCTCGTGATCGAGGCCATTACGGAGAACATGGACCTTAAAAAGGAGCTGTGGCGGGCCCTGCACGGGATCTGCCCGAACCACACCATCTTCGCCAGCAACACAAGTTCGCTGTCCATCACGGAGATGGCCTCCGTGACCGGCCGGGCAGACCGGTTCTGCGGCCTGCACTTCTTCAACCCGGTGCCCGTGATGCGTCTGGTGGAGCTGGTGCGGGGAGCGCTCACCAGCGAGCAGACCGTCCAGACCTGCCGGTCCTTTGCGGAGTCCCTGGGCAAGACCGTGGTGGTGGCAAAGGACTACCCCGGCTTCATCGTGAACTCCCTCTCTCTGCCCTACCTGCTCGAAGCGGTCCGGGCCCTGGAGCGGGGGCTTGCCACGAAGGAGGACATCGATACCGCGGTGCGCCTCGGTCTCAACCATCCCATGGGGCCGTTCGAGTTCCTGGACCTGGTGGGGATCGACACCACGTACTACATCGCGGAGGCCATGTTCGCAGAGCTGAAGGATCCCAAGTACGCTCCGCCCGTGCTGCTCAAGCAGATGGCCCTGGCAGGCCTGCACGGACGCAAAACAGGGAAGGGGTTCTACGAGTACGGCGGATAGCCTCCCCGCGGCACACCCTGCAGGAGCCAGGGAATCCGGTGGGGAGGGCGGACTCACGGAGAGGGTGCGGCCGATTCCAGGTATGCCACCTCCTCCGGGGTGAGAGACCAGCCCAGGGCTCCGGCGTTCTCCTCCACCTGACGGGCGTTCTTCGCCCCGGGGATGGGCACGGCGCCTCGGCAGACCAGCCAGTTCAGGGCCACCTGCGCCGGTGTTTTCCCCCGCGCCTGGGCGACCTCCCGGAGCGCGCGCAGCAGGTCGGCCCGCTGGTGCACGAGCCGGGCGAACCGGGCCCTCCGCACCCCACCCGGCAGGCGGTCTGGCCCGTACCTGCCCGCCAGCAGGCCCATCCCGAGAGGGCTGTACGCGAGCAGCACCGCCTGCAGCTCGCGGCACGCGTCCACCACGCCGTTGCGCTCCGGCCTGCGGTCGAGGAGGCTGTAGGAGACCTGCACCGTCGCAAGCCGCACACCCCTCCGGCCGAGGCGATCCGCGGCCCGGCGGATCTGGTCCGCGCGGAAGTTGGAGACGCCCACCTGCTCGGCCAGGCCCTCTTCGACCGCGTCCGCCAGTGCCTCGGCCCAGAACTCCACGGACCGGGGCAGGAATGGCCAGTGCACCTGGTACAGGAACACGCGGTCCAGGTTCAACCGGCGCAGGCTCGCGCGTAGCGCCCTCACTAGGCTCCGGCGGGTCAGGCGCCAGGGGAAAGGCATGAACTTGGTGGCCACCAGCACCGGCGCCTCGGTTTCCCGTACCAGGCGTCCCAGCAGCCGCTCCGCGTACCCACCTCCGTACACCTCCGCGGTGTCCACGAGCCGCAGGCCGGCCCGGACCGCGGCGCCGAACGCCCCCCGCAGGTCTTCCTCCCCGTAGCCGCGCCCAAATCCCCACACCCACCGGTCGCCCCACTGCCAGGTACCGAGGCCCAGAGCGGGGACCCAGCGGCCCCCGAGCCACACGCCCTGCACGCTCTCCACACGCCCAAGATTACCGCAGGAAGCCCCCGGGGCGGTTTCCCTCCGGCCGGGTTGCCCAGACCCTCAACGGTTCAGGAGGTGGGTTCGGCCTCGTCGGATTTGCAGAGGAGGTCCACCAGGGCGACCAGTTGGTGCAGCCCGGGGTGGGAGCTGGCCTGGCGGACCCTGGTGGCCAGGGCGGGTAACCAGCTGCTCACGTGTTCCCGCAGGAAGGACCGCCGAGCCTGGCTGCACACCTCCGCGTCTTCTTCACGGCCTACGAGGCACGCGCACGCCTCCTGCGTGCACACGAAGGCCAAAAACTCCAGCTGAGCGGCCAGGTGGTCTGGACGGTCGCCGCGGGCCTCGAAGCCAAACGCCCGGTAGAACCCAGCGATGTCCGCAATCTGCTGCAGATTCGGCCCGCCCAGGGCAGGCGAGGCCTGGGCGGCGTAGCTGGCCGCGTACGGCGGGACCGAGCCGCGCTCGAAGACGCGTGCGTACTCCGTGCGGTAGGCCTCCGGGTCTTGTTCCACCTGCTCGAGGAAGGCGCGGAAGCGGGCTCGGCCCTCGGTGAGCTCCAGCTGTGCCAGGCTCCGGTCCAGCCACTCCACCGAGTCCCGCGGGACCGCGCCGCCGCTCCACGGTGCCAGCAGCCTCGCGCAGGCTCCGTATGCTACCGCCCTGGCCAGCAGGCGCCGGGGAGCTCCGCAATCTGTGCTCACGGTTCCACCCGCAGCTGGCCCAGGAGGGTGATGGACTTGCGGGCTCCCCGGTCGCCGTGGGCCCCCTGCCACACCCCGAAGGCCACCGCGTACGTGCCACCCGGACGGAGCGTGATCTCCTTGGGATCAGCGGCGCGAAGGGGCTTGCCGAGCACCACCCGCCACCGCCCCTCCTTCCAGGTACCTCGTCCCGCGGCGTTCTGGGTCGGTAGCTGTTCCAACGTCCCGGCTCCCTGCGCTACCAACTTCTCCACGGGGCTGGCCTTGCGGGGCTGGGAGAGGGGGTTGCCCACGTGCCACCCGGGCAGCCACCGGCGGGCTTCAGGGGGATAGGCGTCCGGGAGTTTCGGCGGGTGCTGCGCACCCACCAGAGGCGGGTAGAAGTCGAAGGCCACGTTGGGAAACGCCGTCTCGAGGTCCTGGAAGCCTGCGTCCACGTCCAGCTGCCAGTCTGCGCGCCAGTGCAGCACCGTCGCCGGCGTCTTCGGCGTCCCCATCATCCACTCGGTGGCGCCCGCACCCGCGGGCAAGAGCATGACCCCGCATCCGTCTTTGAACTCCCGGCTTTTGACCGTCCTCCGATCCGGACGGGGGTCCTGCCACTCCAGGAGGAACGCCACCCGTTGGCCGTCGTGGGCGGCGCGGACCCGCAACGAGGCCACGGACGGACGTATCTTGGTGGGCAGCGCCATGGCCTGGCCCACCAGACCGACCTCTGTGGGCGGCACGCTGCGCCAGACCTCCGCCTCGGGATCCACTGCCAGGGGTGCGGGGACACGCAGCGCCCGCAGGTCGGGCTGGGCGGAGGGCTGTGCCGGCGCCGAGGAGGGCAGGGCAACTGTGCCCAGAGCTGCGAGTCCGGCCAGGGCCTGACGTCGGGTGATCTTTTGGACCGCCATGGGAGCACCTCAGGTGACGTTGTACCGGTAGGCCCGGTGGTCCGGGTCGTAGGCGGGCCGGACCATGGTGGGCTCCTTGAGGGGTACGCGCACCACCTCCTCCCCGCGGTCGTCGTACCCATACACGAGCCCCCGGGCGACCCGGAAACGGTGCACGATCCGGTCCGTGGACACCGCCAGCAGGAGCACGCCCCGCAGCTCCTCATCCTTCCCCTCCATGGCCCGTCGGTAGGTGGCCGCGGCCTGCTCCACGCCGGGTCCGAAGAGCATCTGGAGGAACCGGAGGTTGCCCACGTGCACGGGCGGGATGTAGTACACGTTCGCCTCCAGACCCAGCTGCGGAAGTAGCGGCAGGGCCACCTTGCGCACGTGGACGAGGAAGTCCACGGGGTTGTCGGGGCGTGCCCGGTCTGGGGTGCTCACGAACCCGAAGGTCCGGATCTTCCCGATACAGGTACGCATGCAGCGGGGCTGGATCCCCCGTTCCACCGCGGGGAAGCAGAGCACGCACTTCTCCGACACCCGGGTGGTGTGGTTGTAGAAGACCTTCTTGAACGGGCACTCCTTCAGGCACTCACGGTACCCGCGGCACCGCTGCTGGTCCAGAAGCACGATGCCGTCCTCGGGCCGCTTGTAGATGGCCGTGCGGGGGCAGCTGGCCAGGCACGCAGGGTACGTGCAGTGGTTGCAGATGCGGGGTAGGTAGAAGAACCACAGGTCGTGGGGCAAGCGCAGGTAGAAACGCTCCTCCGTGAGGGGCGCGTTCGTCTCGTCCTCTCCCCGGTTCGGATACGCGTAGTCCAGGTCCTCGGGGAGGTAGCCCAGGGCGCGCTCGCCCGCTGGCGCCGCCTCGAAGACGGTCTTGCCCCGGTAGACGCCGCCCTCCCAGGTCTGCGGACCGAGCCTTTCCAGAATCCGCACGTCCCACGCCAGGGGGTAGGAGCCCCAGGGCTTGGTCTCCACGTTGTTCCAGAACATGTACTCCTGGCCCTTACCGGACGTCCACGTGGTCTTGCAGGCCATGGTGCAGGTCTGGCAGGCGATGCACTTGTTGGTGTCGAACACCGCCGCCGCCTGCCGACGGGGCCGTTGGCCCTCGAAGGGGTAGTCCATCTCCCGGCCGATCTGCCAGTTGTACACCTTCGGCATAACTACCTCCGCTTCAAGACGATGAACTCCCCAGCCAGGTACCGGCGCACCGCCTCCGACTCGAAGCGGGGTCGGAAGCCTTGCGCCGCGGGCGCCCACAGGCCCTTGCCGTCCTCCCCACCGGACTCGGCGCGACGGATCCGTACGTAACTCTCCTTCGGCGCACCGATAGCCCCGTGGACGTCGAGGGAAAAGCCAGTGGCCAGGACCTGGCCAATGGTTTCTTTGCGAACGAGGCTGTCCGTCAACAGCGTGGGCCGGAGCCACGCGCGGGTCACGGACTGATGACTGCCATACCGGTAGGCGGCCTGGTAGTTGGTCCGAGGGTTCTTGGCCAATCCGTCCCGGCGCTTCTCGTGCCCCTCCACGCTCCCGTGGGTGGCTACGTAAAAGTGGAACCAGGCGCGGCCGGTCCCCTGCATGATGCTCGGGTAGTAGCGGGCCCGGACGAGCCAACGGAAGATGCGCCGCTCCTCCGGCCTGCGCTCGTAGCCTACGAACGGGCGGTCCTGTGGGTCAGCCTCGCACCACACGTAGTCTCCGTCCGCGATCCCCAAGCGTCGCGCGTCCTCGGGGTTCAGGTCGATGTAGCCCTCGCTGACCCAGGGCTTGCGGCGGTCGTGCCGGTAGAAGTCTCCGAAAGGCCCCCAGAAAACCACGTCCAGGTCCGTGCTGGCTCCCGTGGAGTGGCAGGCGTGGCGGTACTTGGGGGTGATCAAGACGTGCGTATAGCCGATCTTGCGCAGGGGGTGGCGGCTCGCCACGACCTCCTCGGG includes the following:
- a CDS encoding dehydrogenase, which produces MPKVYNWQIGREMDYPFEGQRPRRQAAAVFDTNKCIACQTCTMACKTTWTSGKGQEYMFWNNVETKPWGSYPLAWDVRILERLGPQTWEGGVYRGKTVFEAAPAGERALGYLPEDLDYAYPNRGEDETNAPLTEERFYLRLPHDLWFFYLPRICNHCTYPACLASCPRTAIYKRPEDGIVLLDQQRCRGYRECLKECPFKKVFYNHTTRVSEKCVLCFPAVERGIQPRCMRTCIGKIRTFGFVSTPDRARPDNPVDFLVHVRKVALPLLPQLGLEANVYYIPPVHVGNLRFLQMLFGPGVEQAAATYRRAMEGKDEELRGVLLLAVSTDRIVHRFRVARGLVYGYDDRGEEVVRVPLKEPTMVRPAYDPDHRAYRYNVT
- a CDS encoding molecular chaperone TorD family protein, which produces MSTDCGAPRRLLARAVAYGACARLLAPWSGGAVPRDSVEWLDRSLAQLELTEGRARFRAFLEQVEQDPEAYRTEYARVFERGSVPPYAASYAAQASPALGGPNLQQIADIAGFYRAFGFEARGDRPDHLAAQLEFLAFVCTQEACACLVGREEDAEVCSQARRSFLREHVSSWLPALATRVRQASSHPGLHQLVALVDLLCKSDEAEPTS
- a CDS encoding ethylbenzene dehydrogenase-related protein, yielding MAVQKITRRQALAGLAALGTVALPSSAPAQPSAQPDLRALRVPAPLAVDPEAEVWRSVPPTEVGLVGQAMALPTKIRPSVASLRVRAAHDGQRVAFLLEWQDPRPDRRTVKSREFKDGCGVMLLPAGAGATEWMMGTPKTPATVLHWRADWQLDVDAGFQDLETAFPNVAFDFYPPLVGAQHPPKLPDAYPPEARRWLPGWHVGNPLSQPRKASPVEKLVAQGAGTLEQLPTQNAAGRGTWKEGRWRVVLGKPLRAADPKEITLRPGGTYAVAFGVWQGAHGDRGARKSITLLGQLRVEP